A stretch of bacterium DNA encodes these proteins:
- a CDS encoding glycosyltransferase — protein MTNGEWRFRMRDEGRRAKGAAMVRFVSRRFGHHGEHTGYWLLAARWPGNQRTTILPGSGELVGPAWAGPVEARLVAVARALTKCMLGAAASFGHVRVLHVLYGENDLPIPRFPGSCRIVTTLHQPASFLGRDSRRVQWLRHRLRNVDLIVALSSEQSAFVQSVVPDKQCVFVPHGVDTDFFNSRGFSRGNTILISAGWLRDMDFARDVARHAVAIDPSVTVRVFGNNATQLAGVSSRVQIMSHLNDEELRREYSSCAVMLLPLLGTVANNALLEALSCGTSIVAPDLPATVEYLGENGTYYARTSSAEDVAELLCSLVEENSQRPRQGLRERALSYDWSRIVPQMASAYESICG, from the coding sequence ATGACGAATGGCGAATGGCGATTCCGGATGAGGGACGAGGGACGACGGGCGAAGGGCGCGGCCATGGTTCGGTTCGTTTCGCGCCGCTTCGGGCATCACGGCGAACATACGGGCTATTGGCTGCTCGCGGCCAGATGGCCCGGCAACCAGCGAACCACGATCCTGCCTGGTTCCGGCGAGTTGGTCGGGCCCGCTTGGGCCGGGCCGGTGGAAGCCCGACTCGTCGCAGTTGCCCGGGCGCTGACGAAGTGCATGCTGGGGGCCGCCGCTTCTTTCGGCCACGTCCGGGTATTGCACGTGCTCTATGGCGAGAACGACCTTCCCATCCCAAGGTTCCCGGGATCTTGCCGAATTGTCACCACTCTGCACCAGCCCGCTTCCTTCCTGGGTCGGGACAGCCGAAGAGTGCAGTGGTTGAGACACCGGTTGCGCAATGTGGACCTGATCGTTGCGCTGAGCTCGGAGCAGTCAGCTTTCGTGCAGAGTGTGGTCCCTGACAAGCAGTGTGTATTCGTGCCCCATGGAGTCGACACTGATTTCTTCAATAGCCGGGGATTCTCCAGAGGGAACACGATCCTCATATCCGCCGGGTGGCTCCGTGACATGGATTTCGCACGCGATGTCGCCAGACATGCCGTGGCCATTGACCCGAGCGTCACGGTGCGAGTCTTCGGGAACAACGCAACCCAACTGGCAGGCGTCTCGTCCAGGGTCCAAATCATGTCGCATCTCAACGATGAGGAATTGAGGCGGGAGTACTCCTCATGCGCCGTAATGTTACTCCCGCTGCTCGGGACGGTCGCGAACAACGCTCTGCTTGAAGCACTGAGCTGCGGGACCTCGATTGTCGCCCCGGACCTTCCTGCCACAGTGGAATACCTTGGCGAGAACGGTACCTACTACGCCCGGACTTCATCCGCTGAGGACGTCGCTGAACTTCTCTGCAGTCTGGTCGAAGAGAACTCCCAGCGCCCGAGACAGGGCTTGAGGGAACGAGCGCTGAGCTACGACTGGAGCAGGATCGTGCCTCAAATGGCCTCCGCGT